From one Luteipulveratus mongoliensis genomic stretch:
- a CDS encoding VOC family protein, with protein sequence MTTSTSTQTTSYRPTGYTTLTPFLCVNGAAKAIDFYTEVFGATLISKMDGPGGILVHAELQLEEGRLQVADPMEAYDLAAHAEGAPATYSLAIYVADCDATVKAAEAAGATVREAPSTFVTGDRFGSVLDPFGVRWSIMTRVEEVSDEEAERRVKEWMASQGQ encoded by the coding sequence ATGACGACAAGCACCAGCACCCAGACCACGTCGTACCGGCCGACCGGCTACACGACGCTGACCCCGTTCCTGTGTGTGAACGGAGCCGCAAAGGCCATCGACTTCTACACCGAGGTCTTCGGTGCGACGCTCATCTCGAAGATGGACGGACCCGGCGGGATCCTCGTGCACGCCGAGCTCCAGCTCGAAGAGGGTCGCCTGCAGGTGGCCGACCCGATGGAGGCGTACGACCTCGCGGCGCACGCAGAGGGCGCGCCGGCGACGTACTCGCTGGCGATTTATGTCGCCGACTGCGATGCGACGGTCAAGGCTGCCGAGGCCGCAGGCGCGACGGTCCGCGAGGCGCCCTCGACCTTCGTCACCGGCGACCGCTTCGGCTCCGTGCTGGACCCGTTCGGCGTGCGCTGGTCGATCATGACCCGCGTCGAAGAGGTCTCCGACGAGGAGGCCGAGCGCCGGGTCAAGGAGTGGATGGCTTCGCAGGGCCAGTAA
- the ppk2 gene encoding polyphosphate kinase 2 — MLENVREYIDRLNTEGHTIGEDHDDDPVLIGPDGRAVDTWRENYPYDERVTREAYDEQKYLLQVELLKFQSWAVRTGSKHVLLFEGRDAAGKGGTIKRFMEHLNPRYARTVALTKPSDRELGQWYFQRYVQHLPTAGEMVLFDRSWYNRAGVERVMGFAEQDEYERFMRQVPLFEQMLVESGITLTKYWFSVTQSEQRTRFIIRQVDPVRQWKLSPMDLESLDKWGSYTDAKEQMFLRTDTDVAPWTTIKSNDKKRARLNAMRHFLDQFEYDGKDTSVVVAPDPLVVKRGIEAVGD, encoded by the coding sequence ATGCTGGAGAACGTCCGTGAGTACATCGACCGCCTCAACACCGAGGGCCACACGATCGGTGAGGACCACGACGACGACCCGGTGCTGATCGGGCCCGACGGCCGAGCCGTCGACACCTGGCGCGAGAACTACCCGTACGACGAGCGGGTGACGCGAGAGGCGTACGACGAGCAGAAGTACCTGCTGCAGGTGGAGCTGCTGAAGTTCCAGAGCTGGGCGGTGCGTACGGGCAGCAAGCACGTGCTGCTCTTCGAGGGCCGCGACGCCGCGGGCAAGGGCGGCACGATCAAGCGGTTCATGGAGCACCTCAACCCGCGCTACGCCCGCACGGTCGCGCTGACCAAGCCCAGCGACCGCGAGCTGGGGCAGTGGTACTTCCAGCGCTACGTCCAGCACCTGCCGACGGCCGGGGAGATGGTGCTGTTCGACCGGTCCTGGTACAACCGCGCGGGCGTCGAGCGGGTCATGGGCTTCGCCGAGCAGGACGAGTACGAACGCTTCATGCGGCAGGTGCCGTTGTTCGAGCAGATGCTGGTGGAGAGCGGCATCACGCTGACGAAGTACTGGTTCTCGGTGACGCAGTCAGAGCAGCGCACCCGCTTCATCATCAGGCAGGTGGACCCGGTCCGGCAGTGGAAGCTCTCGCCGATGGACCTGGAGTCCCTCGACAAGTGGGGCTCCTACACCGATGCCAAGGAGCAGATGTTCCTGCGCACGGACACCGACGTCGCGCCGTGGACCACCATCAAGAGCAACGACAAGAAGCGCGCTCGGCTGAACGCCATGCGTCACTTCCTCGATCAGTTCGAGTACGACGGCAAAGACACCTCCGTGGTCGTCGCCCCGGATCCGTTGGTCGTCAAGCGCGGTATCGAAGCGGTCGGCGACTGA
- a CDS encoding homogentisate 1,2-dioxygenase has protein sequence MAYYRSQGAIPPKRHTQHRTPEGGLYYEELMGEEGFSSDSSLLYHRGIPSAISDAQVWELGDSLDTAPNHPLVPRHLKLHDLFGDDDKDVDVVTGRRLVLGNGDVRISYVVADKVSPWYRNGIGDECVYIERGNAHVQTVFGAFDLRQGDYLIIPRATTHRWLPVVEGDEGYIEPLRAYAIEGNSHIAPPKRYLSRYGQLLEHAPYCERDLRGPAGPLLAEDIGADRGEATEVYIKHRGSGPQSSGGIVGTVYTYPHHPLDVVGWDGCLYPYAFNVEDYMPITGKVHQPPPVHQVFEGYNFVVCNFVPRKVDYHELSIPVPYYHSNVDSDEIMFYVDGDYEARKGSGIGKGSISVHPGGHAHGPQPGAYEKSVGVHYFDELAVMVDTFRPLELGEAGRAVDDGKYAWTWVGGKP, from the coding sequence ATGGCGTACTACCGGTCGCAGGGAGCCATCCCTCCGAAGCGACACACCCAGCACCGCACGCCCGAAGGCGGCCTCTACTACGAGGAGCTGATGGGGGAGGAGGGCTTCTCCTCCGACTCCTCTCTGCTCTACCACCGTGGCATTCCGTCAGCGATCTCCGATGCCCAGGTGTGGGAGCTCGGCGACTCTCTCGACACCGCCCCGAACCACCCGCTCGTGCCGCGGCACCTCAAGCTGCACGACCTGTTCGGCGACGACGACAAGGACGTCGACGTGGTGACCGGCCGACGACTGGTACTCGGCAACGGAGACGTGCGGATCTCGTACGTCGTGGCCGACAAGGTGAGCCCGTGGTATCGCAACGGCATCGGCGATGAGTGTGTCTACATCGAGCGCGGAAACGCCCACGTACAAACGGTTTTCGGCGCTTTCGACCTGCGTCAAGGTGACTACCTGATCATCCCGCGCGCCACGACGCACCGCTGGCTGCCGGTCGTCGAAGGCGACGAGGGCTATATCGAGCCGCTGCGGGCGTACGCCATCGAGGGCAACTCGCACATCGCACCTCCCAAGCGCTACCTCTCCCGCTACGGGCAGCTGCTGGAGCACGCGCCCTACTGCGAGCGTGACCTGCGCGGCCCGGCCGGACCGCTGCTCGCCGAGGACATCGGCGCTGATCGGGGCGAGGCGACCGAGGTCTACATCAAGCACCGGGGGAGTGGCCCGCAGTCCAGCGGCGGCATCGTCGGCACGGTCTACACCTACCCGCACCACCCGCTCGACGTCGTCGGCTGGGACGGCTGCCTCTATCCGTACGCGTTCAACGTCGAGGACTACATGCCGATCACGGGCAAGGTGCACCAGCCGCCGCCCGTGCACCAGGTGTTCGAGGGCTACAACTTCGTCGTCTGCAACTTCGTGCCGCGCAAAGTCGACTACCACGAGCTGTCGATCCCGGTGCCGTACTACCACTCCAACGTCGACAGCGACGAGATCATGTTCTACGTCGACGGCGACTACGAGGCGCGCAAGGGCTCGGGCATCGGCAAGGGCTCGATCTCGGTGCACCCGGGTGGTCACGCGCACGGGCCGCAGCCGGGGGCGTACGAGAAGTCCGTGGGCGTGCACTACTTCGACGAGCTCGCGGTCATGGTTGACACGTTCCGGCCGCTGGAGCTCGGCGAGGCCGGCCGCGCGGTCGATGACGGCAAGTACGCCTGGACCTGGGTCGGCGGCAAACCGTAG
- a CDS encoding AraC family transcriptional regulator yields the protein MRSWTNATTGERRQVGPRGRRDGLGEIVHPQRNDQVMERGMLEVTSPALAAYADRFWSVRWRRYGEPLEVSEVITNPVCHLTFEDGRREDGGPLVRQGIELPAAVLTTVWTDRFVVRLEGEARVLGVRFRPGAMAAIAGRPLSADQSLAVDDVLTGSADTLSRVLAEPTDEGRREIVQDWLEPQLPEPAPDYLEAAALVDAIHLDASIVRVEQIGDAAGLSVRSVQRLFRRYIGVTPKWVLLRCRLQDAAASLDGDPSADLAEIATRLGWYDQSHFVRDFRRFLGVTPGEYARDASGVRP from the coding sequence GTGAGGTCTTGGACGAACGCGACAACCGGCGAGCGGCGGCAGGTAGGGCCGCGCGGTCGCCGTGATGGGCTCGGGGAGATCGTCCACCCGCAGCGCAATGACCAGGTCATGGAGCGCGGCATGCTCGAGGTCACCTCACCTGCGCTCGCGGCGTACGCCGACCGGTTCTGGTCGGTGCGCTGGCGCCGCTACGGCGAGCCGCTGGAGGTCAGCGAGGTCATCACCAACCCGGTCTGTCACCTCACGTTCGAGGACGGCCGACGTGAGGACGGCGGGCCGTTGGTGCGGCAGGGGATCGAGCTCCCGGCCGCGGTGCTCACGACCGTATGGACCGACCGGTTCGTCGTCCGGTTGGAAGGTGAGGCGCGGGTCCTCGGAGTCCGCTTCCGACCCGGTGCCATGGCCGCGATCGCGGGGCGACCGCTGTCGGCTGACCAGAGCCTGGCCGTGGATGACGTGCTCACCGGATCGGCGGACACGCTCTCGCGGGTGCTGGCCGAGCCCACCGACGAGGGCCGCCGCGAGATCGTCCAGGACTGGCTGGAGCCACAGCTGCCCGAGCCTGCACCCGACTACCTCGAGGCCGCGGCTCTCGTCGATGCGATCCACCTCGACGCCTCGATCGTGCGGGTCGAGCAGATCGGCGACGCCGCCGGTCTGTCGGTGCGTTCGGTCCAACGGCTCTTCCGCCGCTACATCGGAGTGACGCCGAAGTGGGTCCTGCTGCGCTGCCGGCTGCAGGACGCAGCAGCCTCGCTCGATGGCGATCCGTCTGCGGATCTCGCTGAGATCGCCACCCGACTGGGGTGGTACGACCAGTCCCACTTCGTCCGTGACTTCCGCCGGTTTCTCGGCGTGACGCCGGGGGAGTACGCCCGGGATGCGAGTGGCGTTCGCCCTTAA
- a CDS encoding RDD family protein produces MAQRASGWYDDPDDPSQLRYFDGILWTERRTPKVMPGLEGSTIGSPSLQQKSDQEASAKVRRDRDHGGATPAAPPAEPVSPQDPPPSTWQPPSDNPWQAPPSNNPWQAPPTAGQTPERGQQQYPPGYGVPTKIRPRTPDGQLISGWWRRLVAYFIDSVIVLGVSFAVSWPWSQSWFETYRAYVSDVMDASRNGSSAPPMPDSLSDIPWQWALISVLLYAVYEIALVTWRGRTVGKVVTGISVRSWEHARPPSLSEAAVRFLVKGIATVVYPVPVLSGLGSIFTVVDGLWPLGDGRKQALHDKAPSTVVVIGKVHRQQPLK; encoded by the coding sequence ATGGCGCAGCGTGCATCCGGGTGGTACGACGACCCCGACGATCCCAGTCAGCTTCGCTATTTCGACGGGATCCTGTGGACTGAGCGGCGCACGCCCAAGGTCATGCCCGGCTTGGAGGGCTCCACGATCGGCTCGCCGTCGCTGCAGCAGAAGTCCGACCAGGAGGCCAGCGCCAAGGTGCGCCGGGACCGGGACCACGGCGGCGCAACGCCGGCCGCTCCTCCGGCCGAGCCCGTGTCGCCGCAGGATCCTCCGCCGAGCACCTGGCAGCCTCCGTCGGACAACCCGTGGCAGGCGCCTCCCTCGAACAACCCCTGGCAGGCGCCTCCGACCGCCGGACAGACGCCGGAGCGCGGGCAGCAGCAGTACCCACCGGGATACGGCGTCCCGACCAAGATTCGTCCGCGGACTCCCGACGGCCAGCTCATCAGCGGCTGGTGGCGTCGGCTGGTGGCCTACTTCATCGACTCGGTCATCGTGCTCGGTGTCAGCTTCGCGGTCTCCTGGCCCTGGTCCCAGTCGTGGTTCGAGACCTACCGCGCCTACGTCTCCGACGTGATGGACGCCAGCAGGAACGGCTCCAGCGCCCCACCGATGCCCGACTCCTTGAGCGACATTCCGTGGCAGTGGGCGCTGATCTCGGTCCTCCTCTACGCGGTCTACGAGATCGCCCTCGTGACCTGGCGGGGACGTACGGTCGGCAAGGTCGTCACTGGTATCTCGGTGCGGTCCTGGGAGCACGCTCGCCCGCCTTCGTTGAGCGAGGCGGCCGTCCGGTTCCTGGTCAAGGGAATCGCCACCGTGGTCTACCCGGTCCCGGTGCTGAGCGGGCTCGGTTCGATCTTCACGGTCGTCGACGGCCTGTGGCCCCTCGGTGACGGCCGCAAGCAGGCCCTGCACGACAAGGCGCCGAGCACGGTCGTGGTGATCGGCAAGGTCCACCGTCAGCAGCCGCTGAAATGA
- a CDS encoding bifunctional metallophosphatase/5'-nucleotidase, translated as MSYPTSSVSRRNLLSMAVVGGAGLALTSSESAQAAGHGHDKSLTLTVLGTTDLHGNVLNWDYFKNAEYDDATHNDIGAAKCATLIKAMREERGADTCITLDAGDTIQGTPLAYYYAKIDPITQGSKHPMAAAMNEIGYDAAALGNHEFNYGMDLLRAFERQLHHPLLGANALDWKTGRPAFKPYVIKTVKVRGHKPVRVGIVGLVTPGVAIWDKANVDGKVKFNGIVEQAKIVVPQVKRAGADIVIVSCHSGADTSSSYGDALPYPENASTLLAEQVPGIDAILVGHAHKEIPQRFVANKQTGKQVLLSEPYYWGMRVTVMDLKLTKVRGKWQVTSSAATLLNANTAPEDKRVAALIRPAHEKVLTYVNGVVGTSKAAMSAATSRYEDTPAIDFINYVQADAVKQAIAGTADAATPVLSIAAPFNKDAAIPAGNVTVRDVAGLYIYDNTLLGITFTGAQVKAYLEKSVEYFKQVSGAGPFTPDQLTNAVTPTAPNGTPDYNYDIMGGLDAALTYDIDVSVPAGARIRNLAYDGKPVGATDPFVIAINNYRQSGGGGFPGVTDAEVVYNRQVEIRQLLIDWVTAKKEIDPATFSTVDWRLVSGSTPIVING; from the coding sequence ATGTCGTACCCCACCAGCTCCGTGTCCCGCCGCAACCTGCTGTCGATGGCGGTGGTCGGCGGAGCCGGCCTGGCCCTGACATCGAGCGAGTCCGCGCAGGCGGCCGGCCACGGCCACGACAAGTCGCTGACCCTGACCGTCCTCGGGACGACGGACCTGCACGGCAACGTCCTCAACTGGGACTACTTCAAGAACGCCGAGTACGACGACGCCACCCACAACGACATCGGCGCTGCCAAGTGCGCGACGCTGATCAAGGCCATGCGCGAGGAGCGGGGCGCCGACACCTGCATCACGCTCGACGCCGGCGACACGATCCAGGGCACGCCGCTGGCGTACTACTACGCCAAGATCGACCCGATCACCCAAGGCTCCAAGCACCCGATGGCCGCCGCGATGAACGAGATCGGCTACGACGCCGCGGCCCTCGGCAACCACGAGTTCAACTACGGCATGGACCTGCTGCGCGCCTTCGAGCGCCAGCTGCACCACCCGCTGCTCGGCGCGAACGCCCTGGACTGGAAGACCGGCCGGCCGGCCTTCAAGCCGTACGTCATCAAGACCGTCAAGGTGCGCGGCCACAAGCCCGTCCGCGTCGGCATCGTCGGCCTTGTGACTCCCGGCGTGGCGATCTGGGACAAGGCCAACGTGGACGGCAAGGTGAAGTTCAACGGCATCGTCGAGCAGGCCAAGATTGTGGTGCCCCAGGTGAAGCGCGCCGGCGCCGACATCGTCATCGTCTCGTGCCACTCCGGCGCTGACACCTCGTCGTCCTACGGCGACGCGCTGCCCTACCCCGAGAACGCGAGCACCCTTCTCGCAGAACAGGTTCCGGGCATCGACGCGATCCTCGTCGGCCACGCGCACAAGGAGATCCCGCAGCGCTTCGTGGCCAACAAGCAGACCGGCAAGCAGGTGCTGCTGAGCGAGCCGTACTACTGGGGCATGCGCGTGACGGTCATGGACCTCAAGCTCACCAAGGTCCGCGGCAAGTGGCAGGTGACGAGCTCGGCCGCCACTCTCCTCAACGCCAACACCGCACCCGAGGACAAGCGCGTCGCAGCGCTCATCCGCCCAGCCCACGAGAAGGTCCTGACCTACGTCAACGGCGTCGTCGGCACGAGCAAGGCCGCCATGTCGGCCGCGACGTCGCGTTACGAGGACACACCGGCGATCGACTTCATCAACTACGTCCAGGCCGATGCGGTCAAGCAGGCCATCGCCGGCACTGCTGACGCAGCCACGCCCGTGCTGTCCATCGCGGCGCCGTTCAACAAGGACGCCGCCATCCCGGCGGGCAACGTGACGGTTCGTGACGTGGCCGGGCTCTACATCTACGACAACACGCTCCTCGGCATCACGTTCACCGGTGCCCAGGTGAAGGCCTACCTCGAGAAGTCGGTCGAGTACTTCAAGCAGGTCTCCGGCGCCGGCCCCTTCACGCCCGACCAGCTCACCAACGCCGTGACGCCGACGGCGCCCAACGGCACGCCTGACTACAACTACGACATCATGGGCGGCCTCGACGCGGCGCTGACCTACGACATCGACGTGAGCGTCCCGGCGGGTGCCCGCATCCGCAATCTCGCGTACGACGGCAAGCCGGTCGGCGCCACCGACCCGTTCGTCATCGCGATCAACAACTATCGGCAGTCCGGCGGTGGCGGCTTCCCGGGCGTGACGGACGCCGAGGTCGTCTACAACCGGCAGGTCGAGATCCGGCAGCTGCTCATCGACTGGGTGACGGCCAAGAAGGAGATCGACCCGGCGACGTTCTCGACGGTCGACTGGCGACTCGTCTCGGGCTCGACCCCGATCGTCATCAACGGCTGA
- a CDS encoding MFS transporter: MSDTPKPPPLTDFWHDLPREGKWLLSTIILDFIGTGLVLPFSVVYLHEVRDIQLSTVGVLLGIPAVVGLLLVAPAGALMDRVGARRLVVAALAVQVVAEVLMSQVHGPGMAAIALTMLGVASAAMWPGFNTLIATIMPTSVRQRYFGVSFAMVNVGIGIGGVAGGLLVDVERPATFVAIYLINGLTFLAPLAVMLGPLRRVNGVPEAPADDEHESVAPSYASLLRDRALRPVLVLAFVAGFVGYAQLNVGMPAFARAEGGVSTQALGVAYAVNTALIVVLQLVVLQRIEGKRRTRVLIAMSVIWAVAWLSLGASGMAAGTVVAAVLLCVCFGVFGLGETLYQPTVPAMVNDLAPAGAMGRYNAALTASFQLSGLVGPVVSGLLIGHGLSTVYIVVMVVGCAMVAGLTRQVERRISLQANGARADRDGVVLSV; the protein is encoded by the coding sequence GTGTCCGACACCCCCAAGCCACCACCGCTGACCGACTTCTGGCACGACCTGCCCCGTGAGGGTAAGTGGCTGCTCTCGACGATCATCCTGGACTTCATCGGCACCGGGTTGGTCCTGCCGTTCAGCGTGGTCTACCTGCACGAGGTGCGCGACATCCAGCTGTCCACGGTCGGTGTGCTGCTCGGCATCCCGGCCGTTGTCGGACTGCTGCTGGTAGCCCCCGCCGGAGCCCTGATGGACCGGGTCGGGGCCCGACGACTCGTGGTGGCCGCACTCGCGGTCCAAGTGGTCGCCGAGGTGCTGATGTCGCAGGTCCACGGGCCGGGGATGGCCGCGATCGCCCTGACGATGCTGGGGGTCGCGAGCGCCGCGATGTGGCCGGGCTTCAACACCCTGATCGCCACGATCATGCCGACGAGCGTGCGACAGCGGTACTTCGGTGTCAGCTTCGCGATGGTCAACGTCGGCATCGGGATCGGCGGCGTTGCGGGCGGCCTGCTGGTCGACGTCGAGCGGCCGGCCACCTTCGTGGCGATCTACCTGATCAATGGGCTGACATTCCTGGCCCCGCTGGCCGTGATGCTCGGTCCGCTGCGTCGGGTCAACGGGGTGCCCGAGGCCCCGGCCGATGACGAGCACGAAAGCGTCGCGCCGTCGTACGCCAGTCTGTTGCGCGATCGAGCGCTGCGTCCGGTCCTGGTGCTCGCGTTCGTTGCCGGCTTCGTGGGCTATGCCCAGCTCAACGTCGGTATGCCGGCCTTCGCGCGCGCCGAGGGCGGGGTGTCCACCCAGGCGCTCGGGGTGGCGTACGCCGTCAACACCGCCTTGATCGTCGTGCTCCAGCTCGTGGTGCTGCAGCGCATCGAGGGCAAGCGCCGCACCAGGGTGCTGATCGCGATGAGCGTGATCTGGGCGGTCGCCTGGCTGTCCCTCGGCGCCTCGGGGATGGCAGCCGGCACCGTCGTGGCAGCCGTGCTCCTGTGTGTCTGCTTCGGCGTCTTCGGTCTGGGCGAGACGTTGTACCAACCCACCGTGCCGGCGATGGTCAACGATCTGGCACCGGCCGGTGCGATGGGTCGCTACAACGCCGCGTTGACCGCGTCGTTCCAGCTCTCAGGTCTGGTCGGGCCGGTCGTCTCCGGGCTGCTGATCGGACACGGCCTGTCGACGGTCTACATCGTCGTGATGGTCGTCGGCTGTGCCATGGTCGCCGGGCTTACCCGCCAGGTTGAGCGACGGATCTCCTTGCAGGCCAACGGTGCTCGAGCCGACCGTGATGGCGTTGTGCTGTCCGTCTGA
- the fahA gene encoding fumarylacetoacetase yields the protein MSELVPPADHPYGIHNLPYGVFSTQDAGPRVGVRIGDQVLDLGACAEAAGMESARVWQTSSLNAFLAEGRSAWESGRAWIVEVLTNESQRDCVEPHLYPLDQVRLHLPIEVADYVDFYASEQHATNVGSIFRPDGDALTPNWKHLPIGYHGRSGTVVVSGTDVVRPVGQRKAPQDAAPVFGPSIRLDIEAELGFVVGGSSPVGSRVSVDQADEHLFGVALFNDWSARDIQAWEYVPLGPFLGKSFASSLGAWVVPTEALRAARVDLPAQNPEPMDYLRGEGLYGLDIEMEVSINGTVVSRPPYRDMYWSPTQMLAHMTVNGASLRPGDLFASGTVSGDEKAERGSLLELTWSGKEPITLQDGQTRAFLEDGDTVTITGSAPGPNGSRIGLGEVTGTIAPAR from the coding sequence ATGAGCGAGCTCGTCCCCCCGGCCGACCATCCGTACGGCATCCACAACCTGCCCTATGGCGTGTTCTCGACCCAGGACGCAGGCCCGCGCGTCGGAGTGCGCATCGGAGACCAGGTGCTCGACCTCGGCGCCTGCGCCGAGGCGGCCGGCATGGAGTCTGCCCGTGTCTGGCAGACCTCAAGTCTGAATGCCTTTCTGGCAGAAGGGCGTTCGGCCTGGGAGTCGGGACGCGCATGGATCGTCGAGGTGCTCACCAATGAGAGTCAGCGCGACTGCGTCGAACCGCACCTCTATCCGCTGGACCAGGTCCGGCTGCACCTGCCTATCGAGGTCGCCGACTACGTCGACTTCTACGCCAGCGAGCAGCACGCCACCAACGTCGGCTCGATCTTCCGGCCGGACGGCGACGCACTCACGCCGAACTGGAAGCACCTCCCGATCGGCTACCACGGTCGTTCCGGGACGGTCGTCGTGAGCGGCACCGACGTCGTACGCCCGGTCGGTCAGCGCAAGGCGCCGCAGGATGCCGCGCCTGTGTTCGGCCCGAGCATCCGGCTCGACATCGAGGCCGAGCTCGGCTTCGTCGTGGGTGGCTCGTCGCCGGTCGGCAGCCGGGTCAGCGTCGACCAGGCCGATGAGCACCTGTTCGGGGTGGCGCTGTTCAACGACTGGTCAGCGCGTGACATCCAGGCCTGGGAGTACGTCCCGCTCGGCCCGTTCCTCGGCAAGTCGTTCGCCTCCAGCCTCGGCGCGTGGGTCGTTCCGACGGAGGCGCTACGCGCAGCTCGTGTCGATCTGCCCGCCCAGAACCCTGAGCCGATGGACTACCTGCGAGGTGAGGGCCTTTACGGCTTGGACATCGAGATGGAGGTGTCGATCAACGGCACCGTCGTCTCGCGGCCGCCCTACCGCGACATGTACTGGTCACCGACTCAGATGCTCGCGCACATGACGGTCAACGGCGCGAGCCTGCGCCCCGGCGATCTGTTCGCCTCCGGCACGGTGTCCGGTGACGAGAAGGCCGAACGCGGCAGCCTGTTGGAGCTCACCTGGTCCGGCAAAGAACCGATCACGTTGCAGGACGGACAGACTCGTGCCTTCCTTGAGGACGGCGACACCGTCACCATCACGGGGTCGGCACCCGGGCCGAACGGCTCGCGCATCGGCCTGGGCGAGGTGACGGGCACGATCGCGCCCGCTCGTTAG
- a CDS encoding TIGR00730 family Rossman fold protein, producing MRRVALFTGSSFGEGDRWRTTAEELSRWFARQGVGIVYGGASVGLMGVVADAALDEGAEVIGVVPRSVFSSEVPHLGLTELHEVESMHERKALMASYADAFVALPGGIGTLEEVFEVWTWQQIGLHDKPVAFYDVDGYWSPLLTALDGMVEAGFVRASARDALVVADNPGDLWAGLTGPAKPSTP from the coding sequence ATGAGGCGGGTCGCTCTGTTCACCGGCTCGTCGTTCGGCGAGGGGGACCGGTGGCGTACGACGGCTGAGGAGCTCAGCAGGTGGTTCGCCCGCCAGGGTGTCGGCATCGTCTACGGCGGCGCATCGGTCGGCCTCATGGGAGTGGTCGCCGACGCGGCACTGGACGAGGGCGCCGAGGTGATCGGCGTCGTACCGCGTTCGGTGTTCTCCTCAGAGGTGCCCCATCTTGGCCTCACCGAGCTGCACGAGGTCGAGTCGATGCACGAGCGCAAGGCACTCATGGCGTCGTACGCCGATGCTTTCGTCGCGCTCCCTGGCGGCATCGGGACGCTCGAGGAGGTCTTCGAGGTGTGGACCTGGCAGCAGATCGGGCTGCACGACAAGCCGGTCGCGTTCTACGACGTCGACGGCTACTGGTCGCCGCTGCTCACGGCTCTGGACGGGATGGTCGAGGCCGGCTTCGTCCGGGCGTCGGCGCGCGATGCGCTCGTCGTCGCCGACAACCCAGGCGACCTGTGGGCCGGGCTTACTGGCCCTGCGAAGCCATCCACTCCTTGA
- a CDS encoding TetR/AcrR family transcriptional regulator: MARTADHGARRQQIRDAIRVVALESGLPAVTVARVAAAAGMSVGLVQHYFPSKEAMLVDAFTEVRREVIERIDVVRVRAEKRYQRIEQILVAALSEMLPLDARRRSEVYLVLAFAGMALHHEGMRRAERDNDRELRRRISEAVTNGKECGEVATETDAEQTAWTMLAAVQGLTWHLYDDDTSAARKRTRGSVEQMVHAVFVGPCARADEARAARSDA, from the coding sequence ATGGCAAGGACGGCTGACCACGGTGCTCGGCGGCAACAGATCCGTGACGCGATCCGTGTTGTTGCGCTCGAGTCAGGGCTTCCTGCGGTCACCGTGGCGCGGGTCGCTGCTGCTGCCGGCATGTCCGTCGGGCTCGTGCAGCACTACTTCCCGAGCAAGGAGGCGATGCTCGTCGACGCATTCACGGAGGTGCGCCGAGAGGTCATCGAGCGCATCGACGTCGTGCGGGTGCGGGCCGAGAAGCGCTATCAGCGAATCGAGCAGATTCTGGTTGCCGCGTTGTCCGAGATGCTCCCGCTGGACGCACGCCGACGTTCGGAGGTCTACCTGGTCCTCGCGTTCGCGGGCATGGCCCTGCACCACGAGGGCATGCGGCGTGCCGAGCGGGACAACGATCGGGAGCTGCGTCGTCGGATCAGCGAGGCGGTGACCAACGGCAAGGAGTGCGGGGAGGTCGCCACCGAGACCGACGCAGAGCAGACTGCGTGGACCATGCTTGCGGCCGTACAAGGCCTGACGTGGCACCTCTACGACGACGACACGTCGGCCGCCCGCAAGCGGACTCGCGGGTCGGTGGAGCAGATGGTGCACGCGGTCTTCGTCGGCCCGTGCGCCCGGGCCGATGAGGCTCGCGCCGCACGGAGCGACGCCTAA